A genomic segment from Pseudoduganella chitinolytica encodes:
- the purB gene encoding adenylosuccinate lyase: MTTPYSTLSALSPLDGRYAAKTDKLRPILSEAGFMHHRVKVEIAWLQALSQAGFAEIKPFSAEATALLDKLAADFTESDAARIKEIEAVTNHDVKAVEYWLKEQVKDVPELVAASEFIHFACTSEDINNTSHGMMLKAARDGVMLPALQGLVAKLTEIAHANADVPMLSRTHGQTASPTTLGKEIANVVARLQRAVVRIGQVEILGKMNGAVGNYNAHLSAYPSVDWPAFSKNVIEQRLGLVFNPYTIQIEPHDYMAELFDAFARANTILLDLNRDIWTYVSLGYFKQKLKAGEIGSSTMPHKVNPIDFENSEGNLGLANAVLKHLSEKLPVSRMQRDLTDSTVLRNIGVGFGYTLLAYDSCLRGLNKLEVNPARLAADLDASWEVLAEPVQTVMRRYGIENPYEQLKELTRGKGITKEALQEFIGKLAIPQEAKDLLLAMTPANYVGIAAQLAKAI; this comes from the coding sequence ATGACGACTCCCTACTCCACGTTGTCCGCGCTGTCCCCGCTGGACGGCCGTTATGCCGCCAAGACCGACAAGCTGCGTCCGATCCTGTCCGAAGCCGGCTTCATGCACCACCGTGTAAAAGTCGAGATCGCCTGGCTGCAGGCGCTGTCGCAGGCCGGCTTTGCCGAGATCAAGCCGTTCTCCGCCGAGGCCACCGCGCTGCTGGACAAGCTGGCCGCCGACTTCACGGAAAGCGATGCCGCCCGCATCAAGGAGATCGAAGCCGTCACGAACCACGACGTCAAGGCCGTCGAGTACTGGCTGAAGGAACAGGTGAAGGACGTGCCGGAACTGGTCGCCGCCTCCGAATTCATCCACTTCGCCTGCACGTCCGAGGACATCAACAACACGTCGCACGGCATGATGCTCAAAGCCGCGCGGGACGGCGTCATGCTGCCGGCCCTGCAGGGCCTGGTCGCGAAGCTGACCGAGATCGCCCACGCCAACGCCGACGTGCCGATGCTGTCGCGCACGCACGGCCAGACCGCCAGCCCGACCACGCTGGGCAAGGAGATCGCCAACGTCGTCGCCCGCCTGCAGCGCGCCGTGGTCCGTATCGGCCAGGTCGAGATCCTGGGCAAGATGAACGGCGCCGTGGGCAACTACAACGCCCACCTGTCCGCCTACCCGTCGGTCGACTGGCCGGCCTTCTCGAAGAACGTCATCGAGCAGCGCCTGGGCCTCGTGTTCAACCCGTACACGATCCAGATCGAGCCGCACGACTACATGGCCGAACTGTTCGACGCCTTCGCGCGCGCCAACACGATCCTGCTGGACCTGAACCGCGACATCTGGACCTACGTCTCGCTGGGCTACTTCAAGCAGAAGCTGAAGGCGGGCGAAATCGGTTCCTCGACGATGCCGCACAAGGTCAACCCGATCGACTTCGAGAACTCGGAAGGCAACCTGGGCCTGGCCAACGCGGTGCTGAAGCACCTGTCGGAAAAGCTGCCCGTGTCGCGCATGCAGCGCGACCTGACCGATTCGACGGTGCTGCGCAATATCGGCGTGGGCTTCGGCTACACGCTGCTGGCCTACGACAGCTGCCTGCGCGGGCTGAACAAGCTGGAAGTCAATCCGGCCCGCCTGGCCGCCGACCTGGACGCCAGCTGGGAAGTGCTGGCCGAACCGGTGCAGACGGTGATGCGCCGCTACGGCATCGAGAATCCGTACGAACAGCTGAAGGAACTGACGCGCGGCAAAGGCATCACGAAGGAAGCGCTGCAGGAATTCATCGGCAAGCTGGCCATCCCGCAGGAAGCGAAAGACCTGCTGCTGGCGATGACGCCGGCGAACTACGTCGGCATCGCCGCCCAGCTGGCCAAGGCGATTTAA